A single region of the Frankiaceae bacterium genome encodes:
- a CDS encoding sigma-70 family RNA polymerase sigma factor: MTVARVEPDEPGPEWSGAEFAAICDSHRGRLVRWLTAIFGPRDAEDIAQEALVRLYERPGMLDEDADPWPWLAVVARNVGRDMARHNAFSLAVDAETLDRLPDAARVHEQVVARDDAERLHLALRAITPRDRALITLRDVQGVSVGDIAERLGMNDNAVRQQLFRARKRLASAYTELGGDRQAGLLAGLGVRWREFVRKHGHVFDALGPTASQMLAHAGPVAAAIVAGVLVIVTGGPEGTPATPAASSAPYSAPALDPRESVRHPRALGASLGGVATRTAPPDSDPPLFEYERKVGPASIRTTVYKLPVGDGQKDDTHVRVDDVPVVGYVEVTSRQSTYGNRRRDRLCKVFCRPS, translated from the coding sequence ATGACGGTCGCGCGGGTGGAGCCGGACGAGCCCGGGCCGGAGTGGAGCGGCGCGGAGTTCGCCGCGATCTGCGACAGCCACCGCGGCCGGCTCGTCCGGTGGCTCACGGCGATCTTCGGCCCCCGCGACGCCGAGGACATCGCGCAGGAGGCGCTCGTGCGTCTCTACGAGCGTCCCGGCATGCTCGACGAGGACGCCGACCCGTGGCCTTGGCTGGCCGTCGTCGCGCGCAACGTCGGGCGCGACATGGCGCGGCACAACGCGTTCTCCCTCGCGGTCGACGCCGAGACGCTCGACCGGCTGCCCGACGCGGCGCGCGTGCACGAGCAGGTCGTGGCCCGCGACGACGCCGAACGCCTTCATCTCGCCCTGCGCGCCATCACCCCGCGCGACCGGGCGCTCATCACCCTGCGCGACGTGCAGGGCGTCTCCGTCGGCGACATCGCCGAGCGGCTCGGGATGAACGACAACGCCGTACGCCAGCAGCTGTTCCGCGCGCGCAAGCGGCTGGCGAGCGCGTACACGGAGCTCGGCGGCGACCGGCAGGCCGGTCTCCTCGCGGGGCTCGGCGTGCGGTGGCGCGAGTTCGTGCGCAAGCACGGGCACGTGTTCGACGCGCTCGGCCCGACGGCGTCGCAGATGCTGGCGCACGCCGGGCCGGTCGCCGCGGCGATCGTGGCGGGCGTGCTCGTCATCGTCACCGGTGGGCCGGAAGGCACGCCGGCCACCCCCGCCGCGTCGTCGGCGCCGTACAGCGCGCCCGCGCTCGACCCGCGCGAGAGCGTGCGACACCCGCGCGCGCTGGGCGCATCGCTCGGCGGCGTGGCGACGCGGACCGCGCCGCCCGACTCCGACCCGCCGCTGTTCGAGTACGAGAGGAAGGTCGGTCCCGCCAGCATCAGGACGACGGTGTACAAGCTGCCCGTCGGGGACGGGCAGAAGGACGACACGCACGTCCGCGTCGACGACGTCCCCGTGGTCGGCTACGTCGAGGTCACCTCGCGCCAGTCCACGTACGGCAACCGCCGCAGGGACCGGCTCTGCAAGGTCTTCTGCCGACCCTCCTAG